The following are encoded together in the Candidatus Eremiobacteraceae bacterium genome:
- a CDS encoding DUF6515 family protein: MNTRIINRLVIGLAAIAFVWVGCGGIASAFRGGGGGGGFRGGGGGFHSGGYSDFNRGGFGGDFRGQGSVSGARDASFDRPSSGSASHNAQNWQQSKAPDDAGSHTNVSSNESQRQNAVSTNETNRQSSASNLSAQRTNEAQSFYNNDDWHGGYYGGGWGCCGPDYSGWGWGVAGLATGLVIGSAVTAAEMPANYTTVYVNNTPYAYYGGTFYQQSGTNYTVVAPPTGATVSQLPPQYTTVYAQGDSTPYYYFSGYYYTKTSSGYQIVSPPKGIIVPYLPKGYTQTSDNGVAQYHFAGLTYVPYYQGGEVVYQLT; the protein is encoded by the coding sequence ATGAACACGCGTATCATCAACAGACTTGTCATCGGCCTTGCGGCCATCGCGTTCGTGTGGGTCGGGTGCGGCGGCATCGCTTCGGCCTTCCGCGGCGGCGGCGGTGGCGGCGGTTTCCGCGGCGGCGGTGGCGGTTTCCACAGCGGCGGCTACAGTGATTTCAATCGCGGCGGCTTCGGCGGCGATTTCCGCGGCCAGGGCTCCGTGTCTGGCGCGCGCGATGCGTCATTCGACCGCCCGTCTTCGGGCAGCGCTTCCCACAATGCGCAGAACTGGCAGCAAAGCAAGGCGCCGGACGACGCGGGCAGCCACACCAACGTGAGCAGCAACGAGTCACAGCGCCAGAACGCGGTCAGCACCAACGAGACGAACCGCCAGAGCTCGGCGAGCAACCTGTCCGCGCAGCGCACCAATGAAGCGCAAAGCTTTTACAACAACGACGACTGGCACGGCGGCTATTATGGCGGAGGCTGGGGATGCTGCGGGCCGGACTATTCCGGCTGGGGCTGGGGCGTCGCGGGCTTGGCCACGGGACTGGTGATCGGCTCGGCCGTGACCGCCGCCGAGATGCCCGCGAACTACACGACGGTGTACGTCAACAACACGCCATACGCGTACTATGGCGGCACGTTCTACCAGCAGAGCGGAACCAATTACACGGTCGTCGCGCCGCCGACGGGCGCCACGGTCTCACAATTGCCCCCGCAATACACGACCGTATACGCACAAGGCGACAGCACGCCGTACTACTATTTCAGCGGCTACTACTACACCAAGACGTCCAGCGGCTACCAGATCGTGTCGCCGCCCAAGGGCATCATCGTTCCGTACCTGCCCAAGGGGTATACGCAGACCAGCGACAACGGCGTCGCGCAGTACCATTTCGCCGGTCTGACCTACGTGCCGTACTACCAGGGCGGCGAGGTCGTCTATCAGCTCACCTAA
- a CDS encoding DUF2092 domain-containing protein codes for MLNLRMCACKGSIAAAVALLVAIAVPVASQAAPTPSPSTRPAAPPTAPPIDPRASSLVRAASDYLNKQSSYGFQAQIADDDVFPPAFKVQYHALAQVMERRPSDLAFIFTGDRRQVNVYANATSLTLYDRAANVYGSVPASATLESTLRQTLQTYDFSLPLSDFMYADLYGTLMRNVKTGYYIGKSTVAGVTTSHLAFSQTDIDWQIWIQDGDQPLVRELVINYKQLPGAPEYTAIFTQWDFKAYDDSVFAFTPPAGAGQIKFLKPHNGETTFPPPQKSK; via the coding sequence ATGTTGAACCTTAGGATGTGCGCATGCAAAGGCTCGATCGCCGCAGCGGTTGCGCTGCTCGTGGCGATCGCTGTTCCGGTGGCGAGCCAGGCCGCGCCCACCCCGTCACCGTCGACGCGGCCTGCGGCGCCGCCCACGGCGCCGCCGATCGATCCGCGAGCGTCGAGTCTCGTGAGGGCCGCGAGCGACTATCTCAACAAGCAGTCGTCGTACGGTTTCCAGGCACAGATCGCCGACGACGACGTCTTTCCGCCGGCGTTCAAGGTCCAGTATCACGCGCTGGCGCAGGTGATGGAGCGCCGGCCGAGCGATCTGGCCTTCATCTTCACCGGCGATCGCCGGCAGGTCAACGTCTATGCAAATGCCACATCGCTGACGCTGTACGATCGAGCGGCGAACGTGTACGGCTCGGTGCCGGCCTCGGCGACGCTCGAAAGCACGCTGCGCCAGACGCTCCAGACCTACGACTTCTCGCTGCCGCTGTCCGACTTCATGTACGCCGATCTGTACGGAACGCTCATGCGCAACGTGAAGACCGGATACTATATCGGCAAGAGCACGGTCGCCGGCGTAACGACGAGCCATCTCGCTTTCAGCCAGACCGATATCGACTGGCAGATCTGGATCCAAGACGGCGATCAGCCGCTGGTGCGCGAGCTGGTCATCAATTACAAGCAACTGCCCGGCGCACCTGAGTATACCGCGATCTTCACCCAGTGGGATTTCAAAGCGTACGACGACAGCGTGTTCGCGTTCACGCCGCCCGCCGGAGCCGGGCAGATCAAGTTCCTCAAACCGCATAACGGCGAGACGACGTTCCCGCCACCCCAGAAGTCCAAGTGA
- a CDS encoding formylglycine-generating enzyme family protein codes for MKTTPGPATNAQDPPFPNMVWIPGGTFRMGSADFYREEAPVHEATVDGFWMDRTTVTNADFKKFVDATGYVTLAERLPNPADYPGGLPELLASPGSVVFAQPTGHVDRRNHFNWWSYVLGADWRHPYGPESSIEGLEQHPVVHVALEDVEAYTKWAGKELPTEAEWEFAARGGLDGKIFWWGDEFAPGGKLMANTWQGDFPTENLLLDGFARTAPVASFPANGYGLYDMGGNVWQWTQDWFQSHGEAVSSACCSASFKNPRGAARDQSIDPRDQQIRIPRKVLKGGSFLCAPNYCLRYRPAARIAQPVDTGTCHVGFRCIVRNT; via the coding sequence CAGGCGGCACGTTCCGCATGGGCTCGGCAGATTTCTACCGCGAGGAGGCGCCGGTCCACGAAGCGACGGTCGACGGCTTTTGGATGGATCGCACGACCGTGACCAACGCCGACTTCAAGAAGTTCGTCGATGCGACCGGCTATGTCACGCTGGCCGAGCGGCTGCCCAACCCGGCCGACTATCCGGGCGGCCTGCCCGAGCTGCTCGCAAGTCCCGGCTCGGTGGTCTTCGCGCAACCGACCGGCCACGTCGATCGGCGCAACCATTTCAATTGGTGGAGCTACGTGCTCGGCGCGGATTGGCGTCATCCGTATGGGCCGGAGAGCTCGATCGAAGGCCTCGAACAGCATCCCGTCGTGCACGTCGCCCTGGAAGACGTCGAAGCATACACGAAGTGGGCAGGCAAAGAGCTGCCGACAGAAGCCGAGTGGGAATTCGCGGCACGCGGCGGACTAGACGGCAAGATCTTCTGGTGGGGAGACGAATTCGCGCCCGGCGGCAAGCTGATGGCCAACACATGGCAGGGCGATTTCCCGACCGAGAATCTGTTGCTGGATGGCTTCGCACGCACGGCGCCGGTGGCTTCGTTCCCCGCGAACGGATACGGGCTTTACGACATGGGCGGCAACGTGTGGCAGTGGACGCAAGACTGGTTCCAGTCGCACGGCGAGGCCGTTTCGTCTGCGTGCTGCTCCGCATCATTCAAGAATCCGCGCGGTGCCGCGCGCGATCAGAGCATCGATCCGCGCGACCAGCAGATCCGCATACCGCGCAAGGTCCTCAAGGGCGGCTCGTTCCTCTGCGCGCCGAACTACTGCCTGCGCTACCGCCCCGCAGCGCGCATCGCGCAACCCGTCGACACCGGCACGTGCCACGTCGGCTTCCGCTGCATTGTCCGAAATACGTAG